One Sinorhizobium mexicanum genomic region harbors:
- a CDS encoding phospholipase D-like domain-containing protein, protein MIEFVENYWPHFLALLSFALGIPAIVHAAMTKDDVRAAAGWVGVVLLSPVIGAVVYAVAGINRIRRTSIGLQRSLLRPRGADQFGRYDVTHDEVAVRFGHRFAAMKMLGDRVARHAMSTGNHITMLEGGDTVYGAMLEEIAGARRSILIESYIFDRDPIGLRFADALIAAAKRGVSVRVLIDAVGARYSVPSVVSYLKEGGVPTAVFNGNIIMGLRLPYANLRTHRKILVVDGVVAFAGGMNIRAGFTTEVAGKTASFDTHFRVTGPVVADIFQVAAEDWQFSSGESLEGDEWKIGVPEEIPDTPPVLMRAVPSGPDSTNETNHKMLMGAFSVARKHIRLMSPYFLPDKELVSALVTAARRGVEVDIVVPAVNNLTLIDRAMTAQFDQVLKGHCRVWRAQGAFNHSKLMVVDERWTYVGSSNLDPRSLRLNFEFDLEVLDDAFAQAVSHKICAALTSAEEVTLAGLRNQPFPNRLANRLLWLGSPYL, encoded by the coding sequence ATGATCGAGTTCGTCGAAAACTACTGGCCGCACTTTCTGGCGCTGCTCTCCTTCGCTTTGGGCATACCGGCGATCGTCCACGCAGCGATGACCAAGGACGATGTACGCGCCGCCGCCGGCTGGGTCGGCGTCGTCTTGCTGTCACCGGTAATAGGGGCGGTGGTCTACGCGGTTGCGGGCATCAATCGCATTCGTCGTACGTCCATCGGCCTGCAGCGCTCGTTGTTGCGCCCGCGAGGGGCAGATCAGTTCGGCCGTTACGACGTGACGCACGACGAAGTCGCCGTCCGCTTCGGACACCGCTTTGCTGCGATGAAGATGCTGGGAGACAGGGTCGCGCGGCATGCGATGTCGACGGGAAACCACATCACCATGTTGGAAGGCGGTGATACCGTCTATGGCGCAATGCTTGAGGAAATTGCCGGTGCGCGCCGCAGCATCCTCATCGAAAGCTACATCTTCGACAGGGATCCGATCGGCCTGCGCTTTGCCGATGCGCTCATTGCGGCGGCGAAACGCGGCGTCAGCGTCAGGGTTTTGATCGATGCGGTCGGGGCACGCTATTCGGTGCCGAGCGTCGTCAGCTACCTGAAGGAAGGCGGGGTACCGACCGCGGTCTTCAACGGCAACATCATCATGGGGCTGAGACTGCCCTATGCGAATCTCAGAACCCACCGGAAGATTCTGGTCGTTGATGGCGTTGTCGCTTTCGCCGGCGGCATGAACATTCGCGCCGGCTTCACAACCGAAGTGGCGGGAAAGACGGCCTCATTCGACACGCATTTCCGTGTCACCGGACCGGTTGTTGCCGACATTTTCCAGGTCGCTGCGGAGGACTGGCAATTTTCAAGCGGTGAGAGCCTTGAGGGCGATGAATGGAAGATCGGCGTGCCGGAGGAGATACCGGACACGCCCCCAGTCCTCATGCGCGCGGTTCCGTCCGGTCCGGACAGCACGAATGAGACTAATCATAAGATGCTGATGGGCGCCTTCTCGGTTGCGCGCAAGCATATCCGCCTGATGTCGCCGTATTTCCTTCCGGACAAGGAACTGGTCAGCGCCCTGGTGACCGCCGCCCGCAGGGGCGTGGAAGTGGACATCGTCGTGCCGGCCGTCAACAATCTGACCCTCATCGACAGGGCAATGACTGCCCAGTTCGACCAGGTTCTCAAAGGCCATTGCCGAGTGTGGCGGGCACAGGGAGCGTTCAACCATTCCAAGCTGATGGTCGTCGATGAGCGTTGGACCTATGTCGGTTCGAGCAACCTCGACCCGCGCTCGCTGCGCCTCAATTTCGAGTTCGATCTCGAGGTCCTCGACGACGCGTTTGCGCAGGCAGTCAGCCATAAGATCTGCGCGGCATTGACGTCGGCGGAGGAGGTTACCCTTGCGGGATTGCGCAATCAGCCCTTCCCGAATCGTCTGGCGAACCGCCTGCTTTGGCTGGGGTCACCCTATCTTTAG
- the erpA gene encoding iron-sulfur cluster insertion protein ErpA — protein MTQETVTLSDAAAKRIAAILQTEKNKNAMRVSVEGGGCSGFSYKFDLVDAENDDDLVLEKGSAKVLIDSLSLVYMGGSEIDFVDNLLGQSFQIKNPNAVASCGCGTSFSI, from the coding sequence ATGACACAGGAAACAGTGACCCTTTCCGATGCGGCTGCCAAGCGCATCGCCGCAATTCTCCAGACGGAGAAGAACAAGAACGCGATGCGTGTCTCCGTCGAAGGTGGCGGCTGTTCCGGTTTTTCTTACAAATTCGATCTGGTCGACGCTGAAAACGATGACGATCTGGTGCTCGAAAAGGGAAGCGCCAAGGTTCTGATCGACAGCCTGTCCCTCGTCTATATGGGCGGCTCGGAAATCGATTTCGTCGATAACCTGCTCGGCCAGTCCTTTCAGATCAAGAATCCGAATGCCGTTGCAAGCTGCGGCTGCGGGACGAGCTTTTCGATCTGA
- a CDS encoding deoxyguanosinetriphosphate triphosphohydrolase, translated as MTFDRQALGFGYGEHAVFASDPWATRGRLHLEAGSPTRSDFQRDRDRIVHTTAFRRLKHKTQVFIAADGDHYRTRLTHTIEVAQIARALARALKLDEDLAEGVALVHDFGHTPFGHTGEDALHEVLKPYGGFDHNAQSLRIVTKLERRYAEFDGLNLTWESLEGLVKHNGPLMTLAGEGTRGPVPQPILDYCVLHDLELASFASLEAQVAAIADDIAYNTHDIDDGLRAGYLTFEMLEEVPFLARLMREVHERYPGLESSRFTHEIMRRQITAMVEDVIGVAQTRLREVRPQSAGDVRQAGKVIATFSEEMSETDRQIKHLLMTRIYRHPEVMRVRQGAASIVTDLYRAFMADPLLMKEHYWIDQIVGMAEPVRARHVGDYLAGMTDTFAISAHRRLFDHTPDLR; from the coding sequence ATGACTTTCGACAGACAGGCCCTCGGCTTCGGTTACGGCGAGCATGCCGTCTTTGCGTCGGATCCTTGGGCTACGCGCGGCAGGCTCCATCTCGAGGCGGGAAGCCCGACACGCTCCGATTTCCAGCGTGACCGCGATCGCATCGTCCATACGACAGCGTTTCGCCGATTGAAGCACAAGACGCAGGTATTCATCGCTGCGGATGGCGACCACTACCGCACCCGCCTTACGCATACGATCGAGGTTGCGCAGATCGCACGCGCGCTGGCGCGCGCCCTGAAGCTCGACGAGGATCTCGCGGAGGGCGTTGCCCTTGTGCACGATTTCGGCCACACGCCCTTCGGGCATACCGGCGAGGACGCGCTGCACGAGGTGCTGAAACCCTATGGCGGCTTCGATCACAACGCGCAGTCGCTGCGCATCGTCACCAAGCTGGAGCGACGCTACGCGGAATTCGACGGACTGAACCTCACCTGGGAAAGCCTCGAAGGTCTCGTCAAGCACAACGGCCCGCTGATGACTCTGGCGGGCGAGGGCACGCGCGGCCCGGTCCCGCAGCCGATTCTCGACTATTGCGTCCTGCACGATCTCGAGCTTGCGAGCTTTGCAAGCCTCGAAGCCCAGGTCGCAGCGATCGCCGACGACATCGCCTACAATACCCATGACATAGACGATGGGCTGCGGGCGGGATATCTCACCTTCGAGATGCTGGAGGAGGTTCCGTTCCTCGCGCGGCTGATGCGCGAGGTCCATGAGCGCTATCCGGGACTGGAAAGCAGCCGCTTCACGCACGAGATCATGAGGCGCCAGATCACTGCGATGGTGGAGGACGTGATTGGCGTGGCCCAGACGCGTCTTCGTGAAGTCCGGCCGCAAAGTGCGGGCGACGTGCGGCAGGCGGGCAAGGTGATCGCCACCTTCTCGGAAGAGATGAGCGAGACCGACCGGCAGATCAAACATCTATTGATGACCCGGATCTACCGGCACCCGGAGGTGATGAGGGTGCGGCAGGGAGCAGCCTCGATCGTCACCGATCTCTATCGTGCTTTCATGGCCGATCCGCTCTTGATGAAGGAACACTACTGGATCGACCAGATCGTCGGCATGGCGGAACCGGTCCGGGCGCGCCACGTGGGAGACTATCTCGCCGGGATGACGGACACTTTCGCGATCAGTGCGCACAGGCGCTTGTTTGACCACACGCCTGATTTGCGCTAG
- the argS gene encoding arginine--tRNA ligase, whose translation MNLFTDFESRIKNILEALDIVRGKRSELDFGRINIEPPRDASHGDVATNAAMVLAKSLGMNPRALADLIVEKLRQDPEITEVTVAGPGFINVRLSVPYWQKLLASVVRAGTDYGRSTVGAGRKVNVEYVSANPTGPMHVGHCRGAVVGDALANLLAFAGYDVTKEYYINDAGSQIDVLARSAFLRYRQALGEDIGEIPPGLYPGDYLVPVGEALADEFGTSLRIMPDDKWMPLVKERVIDAMMAMIREDLAALNVHHDVFFSERTLHDNNATRIRTAINDLTFKGHVYKGTLPPPKGQLPEDWEDREQTLFRSTEVGDDIDRPLIKSDGSYTYFAADVAYFKDKFDRGFNEMIYVLGADHGGYVKRLEALARAVSGGTAKLTVLLCQLVKLYRGGEPVKMSKRSGDFVTLRDVVEEVGRDPVRFMMIYRKNTEPLDFDFAKVTEQSKDNPVFYVQYAHARCSSVFRQAAEALPDLDLSALDLAAAVTGAIVDPAEMQLVAKLAEYPRVVEAAALSQEPHRIAFYLYDLAAAFHGHWNKGKENPALRFVNDKNRELSIARLGLVHAVASVLKSGLSITGTSAPEEMR comes from the coding sequence ATGAACCTTTTCACAGACTTCGAATCAAGAATTAAAAATATTCTAGAAGCGCTTGATATCGTGCGTGGAAAGCGATCCGAACTTGACTTCGGGCGCATCAATATCGAACCGCCTCGCGATGCAAGTCACGGCGATGTGGCCACCAATGCCGCCATGGTTCTCGCAAAATCGCTGGGTATGAATCCGCGCGCGCTTGCCGACCTTATCGTCGAGAAACTCAGGCAGGATCCGGAAATCACCGAGGTTACCGTTGCCGGACCGGGCTTTATCAACGTCCGCTTGTCGGTTCCCTATTGGCAGAAGCTCCTGGCCTCCGTCGTGAGGGCCGGCACCGACTACGGCCGCAGCACCGTCGGCGCGGGGCGCAAGGTGAATGTCGAATACGTTTCCGCCAACCCGACGGGGCCGATGCACGTTGGGCATTGCCGCGGTGCGGTTGTCGGCGATGCGCTGGCCAATCTTCTCGCCTTTGCCGGCTACGACGTGACCAAGGAGTATTACATCAACGATGCGGGTTCACAGATCGATGTGCTGGCGCGTTCGGCGTTCCTGCGGTATCGGCAGGCGCTTGGCGAAGACATCGGGGAGATCCCGCCAGGCCTTTATCCGGGTGACTATCTCGTACCGGTGGGCGAGGCGCTGGCGGATGAATTCGGCACAAGCCTCCGGATCATGCCGGACGACAAGTGGATGCCGCTCGTCAAGGAGCGCGTGATCGACGCGATGATGGCGATGATCCGCGAGGACCTGGCTGCGCTGAACGTCCATCATGATGTCTTCTTCTCCGAGCGGACGCTGCACGACAACAATGCGACGCGGATCCGCACCGCGATCAACGACCTGACTTTCAAGGGACATGTCTACAAGGGCACGCTGCCGCCCCCAAAGGGACAGTTGCCGGAAGATTGGGAAGACCGCGAGCAGACGTTGTTCCGTTCGACGGAAGTCGGCGACGACATCGACCGCCCTCTCATCAAGTCAGACGGCAGTTATACCTATTTCGCCGCCGACGTTGCTTACTTCAAGGATAAGTTCGACCGCGGCTTCAACGAGATGATTTATGTGCTTGGCGCCGACCACGGCGGCTACGTCAAGCGGCTGGAAGCACTGGCGCGCGCCGTGTCGGGCGGGACGGCGAAGCTGACGGTGCTGCTTTGCCAGCTGGTCAAGCTCTACCGCGGCGGCGAGCCGGTGAAGATGTCCAAGCGGTCCGGCGACTTCGTAACGCTGCGCGACGTCGTCGAAGAGGTTGGACGGGATCCTGTCCGCTTCATGATGATCTACCGGAAGAACACCGAGCCTCTCGACTTCGACTTTGCCAAGGTGACCGAACAGTCGAAGGATAACCCGGTCTTCTATGTACAATATGCGCATGCACGCTGCAGCTCAGTGTTCCGCCAGGCGGCAGAAGCGTTGCCTGATCTTGATCTCTCGGCGCTTGATCTTGCCGCGGCAGTGACTGGAGCGATCGTTGATCCTGCCGAGATGCAGCTTGTCGCGAAGCTCGCAGAATATCCCCGCGTCGTCGAGGCGGCGGCACTCTCGCAGGAGCCTCACCGAATCGCTTTTTATCTGTATGATCTTGCCGCAGCCTTCCACGGACACTGGAACAAAGGTAAAGAAAATCCGGCATTACGTTTTGTTAACGATAAGAACCGAGAATTAAGCATTGCCAGACTCGGGCTGGTGCATGCTGTCGCCTCGGTACTGAAGTCAGGCCTGTCTATTACAGGCACCTCAGCGCCGGAAGAGATGCGGTAA